Below is a genomic region from Desulfobacter sp..
GATCATTCAGCCTTGTTTGAACTGCTCTCAGACAGAACCCGGCCCCGGGACAACCAGCTCCCGGATACAGGGGTGGGCCTTGAATGGGAACAGCGCCTCTCCCCCTTGTTTATTTCAAGCCCGGGATACGGCACCCGGAGTTCCACCCTGATGAAGATCAGCCGAACCGGAAAAATCTGGGTCACCGAACGAACCCATAGTCCAGATCCCAAGAATGAACCAGATCCAAAAAACAGACCGGGTCCCGAAAAAAAAATCTTCCCGAAAAATGGAACAGACCCAGACAAAAAACCAATATCTCAGGACAGGGTTTTTACCATATCCCAGTAGTGTCCGGTTAGGTTGTTGCATATAAAAAGCATCTAAAATCATTGAAAAAACAGTCTGTTTTGTGTTGACAAATGTGCGTAAAAATTTTTGTGCGCCTTGAAAACTTAACTCAAGGAGCTCAAATGACGCACATCTCAGTCCCTAAAAAACAACTACGGTCCCTGAACTTTGACAATTTCAGGTGCCCTCTGATAAAGTCACTTTCAAAAGCACCGGAATTACAATCTCGAGGAGACCGCCCTTTAAAAATGACATTCGAAGACCAGATAAATGCTTTGGTTTATTTCCATCTTCAGGAGCACAAGTCTGCCCGACATTTAATTCAGGATCTCAAGGAGAATGTTTTTGCTAAAGAAAATATTGCGCCAGACGGTGGTATCAGCCGTAGTAGTTTCTGTGAAGCCATCAATCACAGGGGACTCGAACAACTGCAATTTATCTTTGAGGATCTTTATAAACAGGCTCTTGAGTGTCATCCGGGTGAACACGCCGAGTTAGGAGAGTTGGTTTCCATTGACGGTAGTCTCATAAATGCAGTCCTTTCAATGCACTGGGCGAACTACAGAAAAGGAAGTAAAAAAGCCAAAGTACATTGCGGATTTGACATTAATCACGGAATCCCAAACAAAATCTTTTTGACTGAAGGCAACGGCGCTGAACGCACTTTTGTTCCCAAAATACTTTCCAAGGGGCAAACAGGTGTTATGGATCGTGGATATCAATCCCATAAAGAATTTGACCTGCTTCAGGAGCAAGGCAAACATTTTGTCTGCCGTATAAAAACCAGGACAACAAGAACAATTATTGATAACCACGAGACCCCTTCCGACAGCTACATTTTTTATGATGCACTGGTTAAACTTGGTACTCCGAATCAAAACCAGACGAAAAGGCCTGTTCGGGTTGTTGGCTATAAAATTGCTGGCGTCAAATACTATGTGGCAACTGACAGGCATGATTTAACAGCGGAACAAATAGCAACAATTTATAAACTCCGGTGGACCATTGAGGATTTTTTCAAATGGTGGAAAGAACATCTGAAGGTATATCATCTCATTGCCCGCAGTGAATACGGCCTTATGGTTCAGATTCTTGGCGGCCTTATCACTTACCTGTTACTGGCAATCCATTGCCAAAAACAGTTTAATGAAAAGGTCACGATCAAAAGAGTTCGGCAGCTGCGAACCGCCATTCTAAATGACCTGTTTGGCTGCGAGGAGCAGGGCTCTCATAGTTCAAACAGGGACAATATTGTCAAAGATCAAAAAATTATTGAGCAAGCAAAAACCTAACCGGACATCACTGACCATATCCCCCCTTTTTCCTGATCCCACAACTTGATTTACAGGAACAAGCAATGCCAAAGACAAACCCGATTTAAACAGGGTCATCACATGTAACTTTTATTAAGATTCGTCCTTACCCGGCTGGAATAGGTGAGGGGGATTCCGTTAAATCTTAAGCGGTCGTCCTGACCGCTTAAGAAGCGGAAATGATCGGACCTATGCCGTCCTGGCGGGCCGCTCATTTACGCCACTCCACCCCCTTCACCCTATCCCAGCCTGGCTCTCCTGGCTTGTTATAGTATATGAGCATCGAACAAAATTTTCCTAGACATCGCTGCACAGATACGATATATATGGCAATAAACACAAGGAGTTGCCAATGAACGAAAAAAAATCTCTTGAAACTTTTTTTGACAATATTCAGGACCCCAGACACCACAATAAGCTTCATAATTTAATTGATGTCGTCATCATCGCAATTTGTGCGGTAGTTGCTGGCGCAGACACTTATGAGCAAATTGAAAACTTTGGCAAAAAGAAAAAAAGGTGGTTGTCAAAATTTCTAAGCCTTCCCCATGGGATACCCTCCCATGAGACCTTTGGCAGAATTTTTGAAAGGATGAACCCGAATGAATTTCAGAGCAGTTTTATGCACTGGGTTCAGTCGGTTGCAAAGATGACCAAAGGTCAAGTCATTGCAATCGACGGCAAAACTCTAAGGCGTTCACACGATACCTCCAATGATAAGAAAGCCATTCATATGATCAGTGCGTGGGCTTCGTCTAATAAAGTGGTTTTAGGGCAATTAAAAACCGAAGAAAAATCAAATGAAATTACGGCCATTCCAAATCTTTTAAAACTTTTAGATATCTCGGGCTGCATTATAACCATTGATGCCATGGGCACTCAAAAGAAAATCGCTGAAACCATAATAAACAAAGGGTGTGACTATGTCCTTGCCCTGAAAGAAAATCATAAAACCTTGCATGATGAAGCGGTACTTTTTTTCAATAAAATGGAAGAAATGAAAAATCAGGGGTACCAGTTTAATGAACAGACCAGTGTTGACGGAGGGCACGGTCGAGTCGAAACGCGCAGGGCTGTGATAACCTCTGATATTGATTGGTTTGAAGATAAAAAAAGTTGGAAAGGTTTGAAAAGTATTGGAATGATTGAATCCACCCGGGAAATGGACGGCCAGATCAGTCATGAAAAGCGATATTATATATCGAGCCTGGATAGCGACCCCAATATTTTTGGTAATGCTGTCAGGAGGCATTGGGGAATTGAAAATTCAGTGCATTGGGTATTGGATATTGCGTTCCGTGAAGACGAAAGCAGAGTCAGAAAGGGGAACTCTCCTGAGAATTTTGCAGCGATTCGGCACGTTGCATTAAATTTATTACGGAACAATAAGACATTTAAAGGGAGTGTAAAAACCAAAAGGTTGAATGCTGCTATGGATATCAAATATCTGGAGGAAGTTATGTTTGGATGATACTTGAACCAATCAAAACTATAGGCACTTTACAATATTTACATGCGTGAGCCCTGCCGATTTAAAACTCGTGATTGACAAACCCGGGCAAAAGCCCAAAAATGGTATGAGGTTAACCGCCAAACCCAATCAGCCTTTTAAGGATATTAAATGAAAACCAATGTTGTTGTTGCCGGATGGGGACAGGTGACCCAGCCCAAACAATTAAAAACCCTGCCCCAGGATCCCATGGGGATGATGGTTCAAGCCTCTGTTGCAGCAGCCCGCAACCTTAAAACCCCGGATCTGCTGCCACGGGTTGAGGCGATTTTAACGGTAAAAAGCCTGAGCGTCTATTATAAAACCCCTGCCCAGGACCTGGCCCAAAGACTTGGCGCCTCTCCAAAGATCAATTTTGAATCCCGGATCGGGGGCAACTCCCCCCAGACCCTGATCAATACGGCAGCGGGCATGATTGCCAGAAAAGAGGTAAATTCGGTATTGGTGGCCGGGGCCGAAACCTATGTGCCAAGGTCATTGGACCCGGAAACTCCGGATCGAATAAAGCCGGACAATGCCCTGCTCCAGGGCATCCCCAAAGATTATACAGGAAATGACGCCTCAGGGGTCACCCCCCTTGAAGCCAGGTACGGAATCCAGCACCCCATGCAGGGGTTCCCTTTGTTTGAAACCGCTCTTTGGGCGGCATCAGGCATGGATATTTCAACTTACCTCAACAAAGTGGCAGCGTTCTGGTCCCAATTCAGCCAGAGAGCCTCAACCCACCCCTATGCATGGACAAAAACAGCCAAAGCGCCCGAAGAAATCCTCAGGGTGTCAGACCAGAACCGGCCCATTGCCTTTCCCTATACCAAATTCATGAATTCATTTGTTACCGTGGACCAGGGTGCGGCCATCATCCTCATGTCCCAGGATTATGCCAAAACCCATGGATCGGCCAGGGGCAGAACCGTTTATTTTTCCGGTGGGGGATATGCCCAGGACCGACAGCAGTTCATGATCCAGAAGACTGATTTTACCTCAAGTCCGCCCCTGAAGGCTGCCGTTAACAAGGCCCTGCATAGGTCCGGATTCAGTTTAGAGGATATGGACGCATTTGATCTTTACTCCTGCTTTCCCTCTGCTGTTTCCATTGCGAAAAAAATGCTGGATATTAAAGAGAATGACCCAAGACCCATGACCCTCACCGGCGGGCTTGGCTTTTTCGGAGGACCGGGCAACAATTACAACCTTCATGCCGTGGCCACCCTCTGCAGCCGCATTGCCCAGGGCCTTACAAAAACCGGGATGGTCACCGCCCTTGGATGGTTTATGCACAAACATGCGGCAGGCATTTACTCTTGCCTGCCCCCTGAAAAGCCTCTGGATACCATGGATATTGAGGACAAAGAAAATTTTATGGCCGGACAAGCGCCTGTTAAACTAGATCCGAACCCGTCCGGAACGGGCATCATAGAAACATACACCATTGTCTACAACCGGGACCACTCCCCGGCCTACGGGGTTGTCTACGGAAAAACCCAACCCGGAGATCGCTTTATCGGCAGGACACCCTGGGACCCTGCCCTGTTTGAAAGATTATCAACAAGGTGCATGGTGGGCCGGAAGGTCTCTTTGACGATGGATCCCCAAACTGGCCTGACCCTTGCCAGGCTAACCTAAAGCCGGTCAAATAATTTCAATCCTGGGAGCCGCCTGTCCCGGAAAGGACTGTTGCCGGAAAAAATGCCTGAATTTAAATCCCGGCTGAACTCATATGCTCAGGCCCTGGATATAAACTTTCGGGTCTCGATATTCACCTTTATCATCTCCCCGGGTTCAAGATATTCCGGCACCTGGATTTCAACCCCGTTGGAAAGGGTGGCAGGCTTTGTCCTGGCCGTGGCAGAGGCCCCTTTGATACCGGGAGCGGTTTGGGATATTTCAAACACAAGCGCCAGGGGAATCTCAATGGCCACCATGTTTTCGTCAATGATCAGCCCTGTGATATCCTCCATCCCGTCTGTGAGCCATACCAGTTCATCTTCAATGGAATCTTGTGCAATCATGTACTGGGCGTATTCCTGACTGTCCATAAACACGTGGAAATCTCCGTCAGGATAAAGGTATTGAACCGGTTTTCGTAAAAGGGCCACATCTTCTAAAATGTCATTGCCCTTATAACTTGCCTCAAATTTCTGCTTGGTTTTGATATTGTTGAACCTGACCTTGTAAAGGGTAACCGCCCCTCTTGCAGAGGGGGTTCGGACATCAATGTGTTTTACCATGTATACTTGGTCATTGATCTCCACAACATTCCCTTTCTTTAAATCACAGGCCTTTGGCATCTTATCTTCTCCTGAAAATTGGTTTTAATCACACCCTTAAAAAAAGATATTATTATCATCCAGGCCCCAAATTTAAAAGCCATTGTTTAAAATCGGGAAGACGGCTGGGTCAACCCAAATCCACCGCCTAATTTTATATTTGCTTTAATATGGGGATATTCCGTGCTTTCCTGGCCACCAGCAAGGTACCATATTGCGGCGCCAAGCGAGCGACGAGTGAGGTGTATAAGCCATACTCCGCAGGGAGGAGCAAGCGAAGGCAACGCAGAAGATGGTGCCTTGATGGTGGATCAGGGGTCAAGCGAGTGCAAAACCTTGACTATCCATGGTAAAAAATCTATCATTTAAAGAGAATTGTCCATCTTGTTTTCATCATAGTACGCTCCGGATACAGACAAAAAATACCTGAATACCAGGCATCACCCCTTATTTAGGGAGGATGAATGAAACATTGCACATCATGCGGACAAATACTGGCCCAGGGTATTGCCACCTGCCCGGCCTGCGGCAGCAGCCTTATTGCCGGCATAAAAGCCATTGATGATTATCAAATCCAGGCCATCATCCATGAAGGCCGCTCCTCCCTTGTCTGCCGGGCAATCCAGAAGGGAAAGAAAACCCCTGTCACCCTCCGTCTGTTCACAGATCAGTCCGGGGTAGACCAGAAAATTGCCGCCCGGCTGGAAGAAGAGTTAAACACCCTGGACAAACTGCCCCAGGATCTTTTTGTCCGGCATTATGCCATTTGCCAGAGCAGCACAGGGCATTGGTACAGGGTGAGTGAATGGGTGGATGCGGACAATTGGGGCAGTATATTTGTTTCCGGCCTATTAAAAGACCAGCGCCGAATGGTCACCCTGTTCTACAATATCGCTTCAGCCCTTGCCTGCCTCCACCGCCACGACCATTTCATGCCCTATCTCATTCTTGAAGATATCCTTCTGCCCAAAGACAACCGCAAAAGCCTGGCAGTCAAAATCAACTATAAATTGTCCAGATTTCTTAATGCCAGGGCCACCCACCACGGCCCCATGCTGAAAAAACTGCTCAAATACCACCCGGACATTGTCAATAAAAGGGCCATTGATTTTAGAACAGGCATCTGGTCTTTGGGAAAAATTTTCATTGAACTGCTCACGGCTGACCACAACCTGACCCGGTTTTCATCCCGGGTGGACCAGATCAAGGGGCTGGACCAGGAGCTTACCGTGCTGTTAAAAATAATGCTCTCTGATGATCCTGACCTTCGCCCCCAGTCCATGGACAAGGTGGTCTCAGTCCTGGGAAAAATTCTGGAACACCTTCCTTCAAAACCCATTGACCGGGCAATGGACAGACAAAGGCCCAGAATGTACAGGGAAATCATCAGGTTCAAGCGGACCATGGCTGTCCTGATCATCCTCATCATAGGGTATGCAGCCATC
It encodes:
- a CDS encoding IS4 family transposase, whose product is MTHISVPKKQLRSLNFDNFRCPLIKSLSKAPELQSRGDRPLKMTFEDQINALVYFHLQEHKSARHLIQDLKENVFAKENIAPDGGISRSSFCEAINHRGLEQLQFIFEDLYKQALECHPGEHAELGELVSIDGSLINAVLSMHWANYRKGSKKAKVHCGFDINHGIPNKIFLTEGNGAERTFVPKILSKGQTGVMDRGYQSHKEFDLLQEQGKHFVCRIKTRTTRTIIDNHETPSDSYIFYDALVKLGTPNQNQTKRPVRVVGYKIAGVKYYVATDRHDLTAEQIATIYKLRWTIEDFFKWWKEHLKVYHLIARSEYGLMVQILGGLITYLLLAIHCQKQFNEKVTIKRVRQLRTAILNDLFGCEEQGSHSSNRDNIVKDQKIIEQAKT
- the yeiP gene encoding elongation factor P-like protein YeiP, producing MPKACDLKKGNVVEINDQVYMVKHIDVRTPSARGAVTLYKVRFNNIKTKQKFEASYKGNDILEDVALLRKPVQYLYPDGDFHVFMDSQEYAQYMIAQDSIEDELVWLTDGMEDITGLIIDENMVAIEIPLALVFEISQTAPGIKGASATARTKPATLSNGVEIQVPEYLEPGEMIKVNIETRKFISRA
- a CDS encoding ISAs1 family transposase encodes the protein MNEKKSLETFFDNIQDPRHHNKLHNLIDVVIIAICAVVAGADTYEQIENFGKKKKRWLSKFLSLPHGIPSHETFGRIFERMNPNEFQSSFMHWVQSVAKMTKGQVIAIDGKTLRRSHDTSNDKKAIHMISAWASSNKVVLGQLKTEEKSNEITAIPNLLKLLDISGCIITIDAMGTQKKIAETIINKGCDYVLALKENHKTLHDEAVLFFNKMEEMKNQGYQFNEQTSVDGGHGRVETRRAVITSDIDWFEDKKSWKGLKSIGMIESTREMDGQISHEKRYYISSLDSDPNIFGNAVRRHWGIENSVHWVLDIAFREDESRVRKGNSPENFAAIRHVALNLLRNNKTFKGSVKTKRLNAAMDIKYLEEVMFG